TCGCTGTTCTGCCCAGCCATTTTTCCACAGGTTCGTTCACAAGCAATAAACAAATCGCTACAAATACAATCCATACAAAGTGTTAGTCAAAAATATAaacatgtatacatatgctaACACTAAGACATAAAGTTTGAAGAGAAGGAGGACAGGGACGCTTGACACGAATGAGGGACGCTAGACATGAACAAAGGAGGCTGCTACTGGTTTCTTCTCTGATCTGGGCAAAATCTGGAGTTGCCATAACTCCAAATGCTCCCAACTGTTCCatggaaaagaaagaaacaaaaaagaTAAAGATTAGAAGCAATCTTAATGGAACGAAAGACTAAATGGCAAAGCATATAAGATTCCAAATTAGTCCCACTTACTGCCTAAAAAACAAAGCAGTAAAAGATTTTCATATAGtagtttcatcatttttttttttttaacctgaaTGAGTTGATGACATGGTAGAGTAACAATGCTTAACCCAAGGTATTTGGAATTCACATACATATGAGAAACAACCAAATAAAAAGACAAACTTCATCCCAAGGATAATATACAAAGTAGTTTCTAATCCTAAGGAGCATAACATTGTTCATACAGGAAAAGGAAAAGCAGGTTATTAAAAGAAACAGATGTCCATGTTTCAAAATAGCCAAGTTCATTTAGAAAGTCTTAGGATCCCTGCGTCTATAGTCCCTAAATGATCACAGCACAGAACTCGTAATAAACTTACTCGTAACCAAAATATTATGGCAGTAAATCGAAAGCACCCCATAAACATTAAAGACAAATGAAACCAACACCACCGCTCTATAATCCTATTCAGTTTTTCCAACAACCTTAAATTCTAATAATCAAACCAACCAAATTCCAAGAAGGTAGTAGATTCATATTCTTAAATTTATTTTCCCCAAATCTTAGAATTTAGGAAGAACGAACTCCAAATCagtaaaatttaaagaagagTTTCTACACCTAAGTGTCTGAATCTTAGAATGAAGAAATTAAACGGTCCAAAACCTTCAACTATGCTACATACGAAATATAGAaaaagttaccagtttcaaaaaaaaaaaaaccttcaacTATGCAGCTACATCCCAGGCAAACAGGATCAGATAACTTTCTAAAAAAAATCAGAAACTATATTTATTGGTTTTAGGCAGCATCAGTTTTCCAGAGTATTGTTTAGTTGCAATCCCTAAAGGCGTGGTTTCTAGATGCAAACATTCATGACCTCAAACAAGTTTATTGAAACCAGACGCAGCCTGCACTACCTTAATGTAAGACTTCTATATTTTAGTAGCATACAAACTTCTACAAACCAGTTAAGAAAGACATCTCCACTTCTGAATCACAACAAAATTATGCTCTGACAAAGATCTCCGGAGTCCTATCGACGTCATTTCTAATACTCTTCAGGAGGCACAAAAAATAGAGGTGCTTTCAAGACCACAAACAGTAGAAGAACGCATCGCACTCATTTTAAGGAAATTTAGATGAACATAACCATTCTACATCTCCTTCCATATGTGCTATACCAACATTTCCTCAGGAACAAAACCAGAAAGAGAATACACCCTCACTCATGTTCATATGATGAAAGTATTTAGATAACTACTTTTATGAAGCTTATGCTCCATAAGTGATCTTAAAGAAGTATGCACAATAGCTTCATGTAGAAATGTTTCATATCCTGCTAGTAAACCTGAAATGAACTGAACTTTTCCCTATCAACAACTAATACCCAAGCGGAATATGAACACAGCTTAGGTTTGTACCAATATTATTTGGAAGCTAAGCTCAAACAAAGCCAAAATGAGCTAACAAGTTTGCTGCAACAAATTAGGAGGTGTATTCTTATGGCTTCCAAGTTACAATGACCAAATAAAAGAACAGAAAAGAGAGACACTTAGCTAAAGATTAACAACGTGTTAACACTATTTCATACTATTCTTTCATGGcatccataaataaataaaaaacagtCAGGAGCGGACAGTTTCATATGTTCATGGATGGTTAAGTTCATGTAAAAATCTGAAAATCCTATAGCCATAACAACAGAACTCACAAACTCATAATAAGTTTAACCAAACTTGTCATTGAGATAGAAAACAGGTCCCATGCACTTAACATACGGGATTTTAAGACTATGACCTACTGCTCCCTGATTCTTccttactttttaaaaaaaaaaaagatcaaaacATCCAAATAGTAACTTTTTCCTCTCAAGTTATAAGATACCATAGAATATTTACACTTCGATTTCAAGAAAGGTTCATGGCAAAACAGCCCCCAGGAAAAAAATAGAATTTACACGAGCGACATGTTAATTGCACATCCGACAACGAAGCTATTTTTCCTTACGATTTCTCAGAGCCAATACTATGAAGAACAAAAAATGAATTCATTAATCACCCCAAACAAACGTTAAGCTCAACAACGTCACTTCAATTAGTTACATATTCCTATATACATCCTAGACCAATACATCATATGAACAAGACCTAAAAAATGCATTCTTATTCTTATTCAAGTCACCATAAAAACCTTAGCTACACTGTATAAGCACACCAAAACAGCCTCGAACCAGCCCTTCAAGATTAAAGAAAACTAATTTAAAGCAAGACGACGTCGCTGTTCACATGTTCTTCAAGCTAAATTATCATTCTTCCTAAGTATAATAGCTTGTATTAACCATTTCGTCACACATTCAGAGTACACAGAGCAACAAACAGATTTAAATAGGTCGAGACGACGCAAACGACAAAACCACTCAACGACTACATTTTACTTCTAAGAAATTAAAGACGAAGAGAAGACGAGTGTGATTACCGACCTTCTCCGGGACAGCGAACTGAGGCTAATGTCATCGTTGTGTCGCCGAATCCGCTTCAAGCAGTCCTTGCTCAGCCAAGAACTAAGAGAAGGAATTTCGACAATCAAAAACTTAGAGTGAAAAAGTAAGATTTTCTGAGAATCCGAGTTTTTAGCAAAAGGAATTTTATGAGAGAGGAAAGCTTGTGAAAAATAAAAGGGATTTTTGTGGTTCTTCAACCTGTCCTAAAACAGCCCATGGAGGCTGGTATTTATAGCCAAAGTCTTAGGTGTTTCAACAGCTTGTTCATGAGGCTTTGCCTTGGAATTTCGGATTAAAGGGAGGGAAAATTCTGAAATTTTAAAAAGATGAAATGATGAAGAAAAAGTGAGGGATTCTCACCTTTTCAGATGGATTTGAAAGCTACAAATTTGTTGGGACTCCGAATTTAGTGGATTCTTCATGGTTTTAGGCTCCAACGGACTGAAACAAACCTTTACCCTATGGATTGTTGGAAGAACAGCCTAGAATCCCAAAGATGTTTCGCGTGCTTTTCGATTTGGGGGTTGATTCGACTTTGGACAAGTTGTTCGAAGCTCTGTCACTTGATGAAAAGGGGAGAAAGGTACAGGGGTTGATGGGAGGCGGCGTCAGTGACGCCGAAATCGGCTTTAGCCGATGGTCCGATGGGTAAAGGGGGGTGGCGGCGAGGTGGAAGAGAGAGAGGAAAGGAGCGTTAGTTTTAGGGCCGTTTGGTTTTGATTAGAGACTTACCctatgtttggatggttgtttcccgtggttgattaatgtacagtatggtatagtacagtatggtgttgtattgtattgtactgtattaatgaatacaatgtttgatatactgtatcgtttgttgtggtttaataacatttgtattgtttggtttgactgtatggtattgtataataacttgtaagtttactaaaatacccttaattcttaattagaaataatttatatatattaataaaactcaggtaaagcataaaataagaactttaaaaaataagtaggtagtgggtggtgtgaggtgggtgattGTGAGATGAGAGTGGGGGTAGTGGGTAGTAGGTAGTAGGGTGGGGGTGAATGGTTATGGGGGTAGGGTTGGGTGGtagtgaggggtagtgggtaggggtggtggaggggtgggtagtgtgggatgagggtgggggtgagttgttgtggggtagggttgggcggtggtgaggggtagtgggtggtggttagggtggtgggggtgggtggtagggcgAGGGTGGGGTTGGGATGAGTGGCAGGggtgggtgggggtgagtggtagggtgggggtgagggtgagtggtagggtgggggtaggggtggggtggggtggatggttgAGGGTGGaaggtataatggagaaatgaaatacgtaaccacggaaaaaccaccaaatccgtggtttaAAAAAttaggacttttcatggttatataaccatggaatgaaccacAGGTTTataacaccataccacataattttaagaacaatagaaacaaacatggtttcctagaaaaccatacattaatgaaccacgggaaaccaccatccaaacagggggttaggGGTTGTTTAGTTTAGGGGTTTGGGTGTTGGGCCGGGTTGGGGATTTTGGGCTGGGGCGTTTTTGGGCCACAGATTTTTGTAGGATAGGAATAGGATTTGGCCCAAATTTTAGGTAGATGAATTATGTAAAACTTGcataaatagctaccttttagtaCTTGTAACAAGAAATAGCTATAAAATTGTTATTTACTAAGCGTAGCTGGTTTTTTAGTTGAAACGCGTGTATttcatttttttgaaatatactgaaatacatGGAACGTCCGACACTGCTGAGTAAAATTAGGCCGTATTTatggaaaagattttttttttaaaattcaggGATTCAGTTTAAATCTACCCATTAATCACGCGTAATGAATGTTCTTCCATAACAGATTACGTATCTCTCTCCACTtctatcacaatcaaaacttttttaattcaaaaaaatTCTGAAGATCTAAAAAAATCCAACTACAGAAGTATTTCTTTGAGCTCTGTTTTCTACATTCGAATTCTTCAAAATCAAGTCGAAATACACTCAATAAGATACGAACGAGTGTATATATGGAATTTTAGTGAAGATCAGATTTGTATTTCAGATTCTACAAAAGGtatgtttcaaattttcaatgatttgtgtgattttttttttattcaattttctGTGATTGGAACGATGAATTTTTTTTCCCAATGCAGTCAATGTTCTTCTAGCTTTGTTGAATTATCAAAACGAAACATGTCAAGCATAACAACAGTGATCAGACACTCCGGTTTTTGGAATGAACAGAATTGCTTTGTTGATTACAAACTAGACGCAGTTGTCTTCAAAGATTATTGTTCATACGGTGATTTGGTTGAAACTATAGCAAATCAGTTAGGTGTTGATATTAGCAGGAAAACGATATCAATAAAATATGCTGTTGAAAGAGACAACATGCCAATTGAAATACGCAATAATATGGGAGTAAGGGTGTATGTTGAGCTTAAGAGAGAAAAGAGAGGATTTGAAGCATATCTGTTATGCGTTAGCATAACTGATAATGATCTTGAGAATTTTGTGTCTGGCGAATCTGCAGTTGGAGACGATATGTTTCAACTTGAATTTAATGATTATATGTATGCTATGGACGTAGTTGATTCAAATGATTTGGATGCGTCGGATTGTGCTAAGGCTGTTGTTTTATTTCAAAACAACGATGACTTGATAATTTCAAACAAGGAACATAAGGATGTTTTTGTTGATCAAATCTACAAAGATAAGGACACTCTGAAGAATGTTATGGCGAATTATGCAATTCGCAAAAGATTCAATTTCAGGACAGAGAGGTCGAATGCCGTAAGGTATGTTAGTCACCTAAAAAtatgaaatacactgaaatatactatGAAATTTATTGAAATATACTAAGAAATGAATTGAAATACAGTGACGTAAACTGTTGTATTGCCATTACATTTCAGTTGGATTTAattaaatatagtgaaatacgaACTGTTTGAATTATTTAATTCCATTATCTAACCATTTCAGTATATATAGACAATGtatttatgatgttgtatgtgtttgaaacttcaatCTGACTGTTCTTTTCTTGTATTGGTTTATGTAGTTACACTCTGGTATGTTGTTCAACTGATTGTCGTTGGAAATTCAGAACTTCAAGTATTGCGAACTCTGAAATGTTCAGAGTGAGATCTTTTCATGACGAACATACGTGTCCATTGAAGGACAAAGTGTATTCCCAAAGGCAAGCAACAAGTTGGTTGATTGGTGCGTCAGTTGTTAAGCCAAAAATAGCAAATCACAAGAGGAAATATACACCTGGTGACATAGTAGACGACGTAAAAAATGAGTATGGCGTTGATGTTTCTTATATGACGTCCTGGAGGGCTAGAGAAAAGGCAATGAATGAATTAAGAGGGGAACCAACAGAATCATACAAGAAGTTACCGGGATATGTCTACATATTAGATAAAACATACCCTGGATCACATGTGAGAATgcacaaatcacaacaaaacgAGTTCTTGTATTTGTTTATAGCACTTAAAGCGTTCATAAAAGGCttcgagtgttgtagaccaatagttgtaGTAGATGGTTCCCACCTTAAAACTATATATAACGGTACTTTTGTATCGGCCAGCACGTTGGATGGTGCAGGTAGATGCCAAAATgtttaaatacatttttttctgtttttggtatatttcgttgtatttcattatatttctaaTGTATTTCCAATATGCTTTATGTTATATTTCACTGTAATAATACACAAAAACATGTATGTGCAGGTAATATTCTACCATTGGCATATGGTGTGATAGATTCAGAGAACGATAAGTCTTGGACCTGGTTCTTTGAGCAGTTCAAACAAGCTTATGGGAATAGGGATAACATGTGTGTTGTATCAGACAGACATGAGAGCATCATTAAGGCGGTGAGTAGAGTGTATCCAACTGTGCCACATTTGGCGTGCATATGGCATTTATGGAAAAATGTGACCACGAAATACAAGTCGAATGGTGAAGTATTGAGTCCTGTATTCTATGCACTTGCAAAAGCATACACGCAGGCTGATTTTGATAAGCTGATGGAGAAGATTGAGAAGGTTGATTTTCGGGTAAAAGAGTACTTGGAGGATGCTGGAAGGGAAAAGTGGGCTCGACTGTATTCACCCGTTAACAGAGGATGGACAATGACGTCAAAGATAGccgaatgtattaatggaaaattggtagCAGCAAGAGAGTTGCCTGTTTTCGATTTtcttgaagaagtgaggaagatgtttgggAGATGGAATTGCACTAATAGGAGGAACGGTacatacacattcacaacacttgGGAAAACATTCCAACAATTATTATCAATAAACGAATGTAAATCTCTACGTATGACGGTATGTTACTGTTTATTTTGTTGAAGTCTGCCTACatatatttcaatatatttcagcATATTTTAGAAGGTACTTAAGTAATTCTGTTTGGATTGTATATTTCCATGTATTTCATATTAAGTAATTCTGTTTGGATTGTATATTTCCATGTATTTCATATTACTTATCGTTGTTAATATTCAATGTATTCTGGTCTGACACATTTCGTCTTGATTAGGTTGAACCATCAACTGAATATGTGTATACCGTAAATGATGAGGCAGGGCGATTCATAATTGATCTTAAAAAGAAAACATGCAGTTGTCGGATGTTCCAAATGGACGAGATACCATGTCCACATGCATGGACTGTATTGAAGAGTAAAAGTCGTATGCCTGATGAATATTGTTCAGACCTATTCAAACCAAAGACAGTGATTAAGACGTATGATGTGCCTGTGGATCCTCTGCCTGACGAGAGTGAGTGGAATATTCCGAAACACATAAGCGATGAAGTTGTTTTGCCACCAAGATACAAGAGACCCCCGGGAAGGCCAAAGAAAAAGCGAGATAAACCATTAATGGAGACGATGATTGGTAAACGTAGGAATTTCTCACACCcagaccttactagggtgtgatgggcacccgaccccatattcggagccgagcgaacccgctgactcttatcacatacttagtctctttaaactcttacatcaataagaaatgaaaaacatagtaaagctttcgaaatttttcttttctttgtactccactcaacaaaatctgtaattatatgaaacttatattataacacgaatgacacatcggctggtggagccgcttactgaactgacaaccaataaccacaactctgtctgcaaagtctctaacttcgaacaaaacatcgtAGTACAtatacgctgactcggctacactccagggccaaatggagctcgccaacttcgctggaacctcttctataatagcttgtgctcacctgggtgtacctgcgcggcatgaaacgcagcccccgaagaagaggggtcagtacgagtaatttactgagtatgtaaggcaagagtaataacataagatcatggtaaGGGACGTAAAGCATAACATAGAGTAAGAAAATAACCtatacctctgtttgcctcttaaggcggatatcatgtaAGCTAATCCTTACTTTTTGAAACAACATATAAGCATTTATAagtaactgcccgaccatataggtacggtgtatttTTGCCTGAGCATACCATGATATaaaagaataacctgtacatctgagtgccccttaaggcggatgccatgcatgctaactttcctttgaaaacatttcttttcatatgtatagaaaatagaacatgtcatagcgccgacccccgtcggctcccccacatatatatagaaaatagaacatatcatattgccgaggcgtcggctccgatccatttaaccacatatatatagaaaatataacatttcatatcatagcgtcgagtacatcggctcccccacatatatccCACGACCGGaacgatatcatatcataccaactgatcaggtggctacgcgtatataacgctctgccctttttcccatcttccccatatacatatacatatatcatatacatatatcccataggcagcatgcatgagagcccaaagaaaatcgtgtatctgtcggagtgacgtaaggtcggtagcctccgatgaCATTATAGAATAACTGTGGtcgcttgtctcaccttgaaggaacgataatcatAAGGGGAGACTAACAACGAATAGCAACGTTACGACTCGATAGATATGTACATAATTCGACatatgaagactcagaaacaagtttcgtgttaatcggaattagtatacaaaagttacgagcttttgaagtacagaacattctaCGATCATTTCAGAAGTCAATTTTGAAAAATCATCCTTATCATAGTCTTCataaaatattctcatccttaataCCATCATCATCACTGTAAAACATATctatcgttattgtcataaaaatTTATAGTACCATAAACCTTTATTTTAGAAAAGTATGAACGTTTTGGAAacgttgacgggttatcgggaaagtaatcatactttgaaatcataaacatctaacttttgaaaataaggaaaatatgGAGGCAAGTATGAAATCATAAcgtcgggatcatgccttgaaagaaaaggacaagcctaaacatacctgcgccgcgccttactagctacgcttattcgtccaacttgttagtctacattcaagaagatcgacactatcgttagatttatcgacatatacttgtcttaacctttcaagtacattcacttatggtctgccgaaattttggcagcatctcccctataaatataccaccccgagattctaactcggccaattttaatcaacaacaatccgggaattcaacccggccaaactatctacaatactagcaattattctagcaacacttcaatgttcaattctactcaattcaattcaattcaattcaattcacgtACTTTTCAAAATGATTCAATCAACATGCTACGTCGTCCAACACTTTCCAATCTCAACAAGaaacttaattccttctttcaaattcaatcaccacaacataacttacaaccttccaaacaaatgtctcacttccaagttcatgaattatatttatatcctacacattatcacatataagaaaccataccaatgtcacactaactttttccataatccataaacaatcacaacttcacttctagccattaaattctcattttacatcatggaatccacaacacaacaacaatcaaaccactaaATAAATTCAATCCATTTTTCCACACACTCACACCCCATTCGGCCATACTACCCCCATacatgtttcatgaatttcatccattttcacactccacaacatatacaatcatgcataacatatgaaaatgaagattaaaccttaccttcttcattcattccttcactcggctagggATGAAATCGCACAAAcgagtggttttcttgctccaacaattgtaccacgtggaagaggacccttgaattagtaggaatacatgaagagactaatttttggaacaagatttcaaggggacAAAATTACTCCCCCTTGGCCGAATTCTCTTTCtttctcctcctttttttttttgttctttctttctcttgaataaaatgatgacttctcccacatatatatgcatatataattctttcactcatgtgaggggcacatgccctttttctaaatttttctagaaatttccttctttttcttgaatttttctaaaatggccaaagaagactaattgtcttcttatataAACTTTAGTCcatgtatttttattattatttataattaaccccccttctccattttctagagttttcttttcttttttttttttaaaaaaaaattaataaggaTGCCCCTTTTGTCTTCCCATGCAAGCTTTGGCCTTTTCAAGACTTTTCTTGAACTTTTGTAAgattactattttgcccctagccttttacaatattaccatgaaccattttgcgaatttttcctttttgcccttaacctttctcaatatttccatactagtaatgttcgtaaataatattcataaccacttgtacattaaaataatattggaagatggtcattcccttaactttgccacgactaccttgaaatatccaaacatataaaatacgagatataacagaaTGCTTGTAGTACTTGTGGACGTCTTGGTCACAATAGACGTTCTTGTTCCAATGAGCCACGTAAGAAGGAGATGTTTAGAttgtaattgtttttttttttaaataccttatccccaaaaatattaaataaagtaATTTTTGGTTCATCGTTGTATTctgtaatttttgtccttcattttCATAAATAATATTGCATACAATTCGGTGTTAACAGAcattaaaatgaaaaataagtgaaATGTTTAAGAAATATTAAGTTGCATTAGGACTGGAATAACCAGAAGCAGGTGCTGGAATACAACCCTGATTTTTTGTAGTTcactatatttcggtgtatttccttttgcattttaactatatttttttttacatttcactatatttctgtgtatttctATGTATTTCAGTGTTCAAAATGTAAGAGTATTCCAGTTCACCTGGAATAATTTGTCGAATTGAAGAGTGGGTATATAACATTGGAATATATTGAAAATGCACCAGAGGCTGTTTTCATTAAGCGATAAATAAAAATAT
Above is a genomic segment from Lycium barbarum isolate Lr01 chromosome 12, ASM1917538v2, whole genome shotgun sequence containing:
- the LOC132624071 gene encoding uncharacterized protein LOC132624071, yielding MSSITTVIRHSGFWNEQNCFVDYKLDAVVFKDYCSYGDLVETIANQLGVDISRKTISIKYAVERDNMPIEIRNNMGVRVYVELKREKRGFEAYLLCVSITDNDLENFVSGESAVGDDMFQLEFNDYMYAMDVVDSNDLDASDCAKAVVLFQNNDDLIISNKEHKDVFVDQIYKDKDTLKNVMANYAIRKRFNFRTERSNAVSYTLVCCSTDCRWKFRTSSIANSEMFRVRSFHDEHTCPLKDKVYSQRQATSWLIGASVVKPKIANHKRKYTPGDIVDDVKNEYGVDVSYMTSWRAREKAMNELRGEPTESYKKLPGYVYILDKTYPGSHVRMHKSQQNEFLYLFIALKAFIKGFECCRPIVVVDGSHLKTIYNGTFVSASTLDGAGNILPLAYGVIDSENDKSWTWFFEQFKQAYGNRDNMCVVSDRHESIIKAVSRVYPTVPHLACIWHLWKNVTTKYKSNGEVLSPVFYALAKAYTQADFDKLMEKIEKVDFRVKEYLEDAGREKWARLYSPVNRGWTMTSKIAECINGKLVAARELPVFDFLEEVRKMFGRWNCTNRRNG